In the Qipengyuania pelagi genome, one interval contains:
- a CDS encoding putative DNA modification/repair radical SAM protein — protein sequence MASQTVLEKLAILADAAKYDASCASSGTAKKNSLGSAKGIGSTEGMGICHAYAPDGRCISLLKILLTNHCVFDCHYCVNRKSSNVARARFTPQEVVDLTLAFYRRNYIEGLFLSSGIVKNSNHTMEQIVEVARILREEHDFRGYIHLKTIPEADAEIVHQAGLYADRVSINVELPTDSGLTRLAPDKDARQIEGAMGKVKADLVEAKDARKRFRHAPRFAPAGQSTQMIVGADAATDADIVGKASRLYDNFRLRRVYYSAFSPIPDASAVLPLKRPPLIREHRLYQSDWLMRFYGYKPAEVMQATEADGNLPLDIDPKLAWALKFRDSFPVDVNRASKEQLLRVPGLGVKAVHKILASRRHRTLRLDDVARLTLSITKVRPFICTVDWRPVMLTDRADLRTMLAPKTEQLELFAA from the coding sequence ATGGCTTCGCAGACCGTCCTCGAAAAGCTTGCGATTCTCGCCGATGCGGCGAAATACGATGCGTCCTGCGCGTCGTCCGGCACGGCGAAGAAGAACTCGCTGGGCTCGGCCAAGGGGATCGGATCGACCGAGGGGATGGGCATCTGCCACGCCTATGCGCCGGATGGTCGCTGCATCTCGCTGCTCAAGATCCTGCTGACCAATCACTGCGTGTTCGACTGCCATTATTGCGTCAATCGCAAGAGCTCGAACGTGGCGCGAGCGCGCTTCACGCCGCAGGAGGTCGTGGACCTGACGCTGGCTTTCTATCGCCGCAATTATATCGAGGGGCTGTTCCTTTCCTCCGGCATCGTCAAGAATTCCAATCACACGATGGAACAGATCGTAGAAGTCGCGCGCATCCTGCGGGAAGAACACGACTTTCGCGGCTACATCCATTTGAAGACCATCCCCGAGGCGGATGCCGAGATCGTCCATCAGGCGGGTCTCTATGCCGATCGCGTGTCGATCAATGTCGAACTGCCGACCGATAGCGGCCTCACGCGCCTGGCGCCCGACAAGGACGCACGCCAGATCGAAGGCGCGATGGGCAAGGTGAAGGCCGATCTCGTCGAGGCGAAGGATGCGAGGAAGCGGTTTCGTCACGCCCCGCGCTTCGCCCCGGCGGGACAGTCGACGCAGATGATCGTCGGCGCCGATGCCGCGACCGATGCGGACATCGTCGGCAAGGCGAGCAGGCTCTACGACAATTTCCGCCTCCGCCGGGTCTATTACAGCGCGTTCAGCCCGATCCCCGACGCGAGCGCGGTGCTGCCCCTGAAGCGCCCGCCGCTGATCCGCGAGCACCGGCTCTACCAGTCCGACTGGCTGATGCGCTTCTATGGCTACAAACCCGCCGAGGTGATGCAGGCGACCGAGGCGGACGGGAATTTGCCGCTCGATATCGATCCCAAGCTCGCGTGGGCGCTGAAATTTCGCGACAGCTTCCCGGTCGACGTCAATCGCGCCAGCAAGGAACAGCTGCTGCGCGTACCTGGGCTGGGCGTGAAGGCGGTGCACAAGATCCTCGCCAGCCGTCGCCATCGCACGCTGCGCTTGGACGATGTGGCACGGCTGACGCTGTCGATCACCAAGGTGCGCCCGTTCATCTGCACGGTGGATTGGCGCCCCGTGATGCTGACCGATCGCGCGGACCTCAGGACCATGCTTGCGCCCAAGACCGAGCAGCTTGAGCTGTTCGCGGCATGA
- a CDS encoding error-prone DNA polymerase, translating to MPENDLQIPKRRIELDPDSVDAPPRAPFVELGLVSCFSFLRGASDAVDLVLAARRLGYDAIGIADANTMAGVVRIHTEAKTLKLKPLIGCRIETVEGLAFLAYPRNRAAYGRLCRLISAGRMATLDGEWQAKGACDIALAMLAAHSEDVQLILVPPRDLEERYAIAVPSNVVSLTSREPPVDAPLRTIIKPFKQLIPHIADRLPTLSHIAASYLHIGDDVVRIERLDALAKANGLSILATNDVHYATPDRRPLQDVMTAIRHKTTVSAAGHLLHGNAERYLKSPETMVRLFERWPHAIAAARGVADSCDFSLDDLSYEYPEEIYPDGMTPQEFLESETWWGAEDRYPSGVPDHIVDTLERELALIAKLDLARYFLTIKDIVDFARYGVDPPILCQGRGSAANSAVCYCLGITNVDPAKHQLLFDRFISEERKEPPDIDVDFEHERREEVIQYLYRKYGRHRAGLCATVIHYRPRMAIREVGKAMGLTEDVTAALAKTVWGGWGKEISERHAQETGMDVTDPHLKRVLKLTEQMIGMPRHLSQHVGGFILTEGALIETVPISNGAMPDRSFIEWDKDDIEALGILKVDVLALGMLTCIRKCLDLLENHHEKSLSLANVPREDPETYAMLRKGDSLGVFQVESRAQMNMLPRLRPREFYDLVIQVAIVRPGPIQGDMVHPYLKRRRGAEQVVIPAPGPEHGPPDELSSILERTLGVPIFQEQAMKIALDAAKFSSREANRLRKAMATFRSRGMVDELQDMMVERMVGRGYDRDFAQRCFNQIRGFGEYGFPESHAASFAHLVYVSSWLKCHFPAAFGCALLNSQPMGFYAPAQIVRDASEHGVRVLAADVNLSDWDCTLESSEEELDLHRDAETRRGLGRSQRHGGTEGSYREAASSVRDETDCGSAADLSSPCPRASVSENPSSSLRASASPRDPLADQGRLDRHIALRLGLRQIDGLPEAVAARIVAERVENGPYRDVAELRDRAKIGPAHIERLASADCFGSMGLSRRQALWDARSLIGAPDLPLFAHAAARDEGAEKGRTALPHMPLSEEVVADYQTTRLSLKAHPMAFLRASLAERGFVRACDLRARKFRSMVHVAGVVLIRQRPGSAKGVCFITLEDETGVINLVVWPDLKEKQRRVVMGARLMEVRGRVEYDDEVIHVIAHHMTDATEELHKLSDDMLNAPVARADHVSNPLPSSFSAKFNPRDDLREGADDPYKPVEPWEEPPAGNRECGFHGPQSGGHPRDVRIIPKSRDFH from the coding sequence GTGCCCGAAAACGACCTCCAGATTCCCAAGCGCCGGATCGAGCTCGATCCCGATTCCGTCGATGCGCCGCCGCGTGCGCCGTTCGTCGAGCTGGGTCTTGTCAGCTGCTTCAGCTTCCTGCGCGGTGCATCCGATGCCGTCGATCTGGTGCTCGCCGCCCGGCGGCTCGGCTACGATGCGATCGGGATCGCCGATGCCAATACGATGGCGGGTGTCGTGCGCATTCACACCGAAGCGAAAACGCTTAAGCTGAAACCGCTTATCGGGTGCAGGATAGAAACGGTCGAGGGTCTGGCCTTCCTCGCCTATCCCCGCAATCGCGCGGCCTATGGGCGGCTATGCAGACTGATCAGTGCGGGCCGGATGGCGACACTGGACGGCGAATGGCAGGCGAAGGGCGCCTGCGACATCGCCCTCGCCATGCTGGCCGCTCACAGCGAGGATGTGCAGCTCATCCTCGTGCCACCGCGCGATCTGGAGGAGCGATACGCTATCGCGGTGCCCAGCAATGTCGTTTCCCTCACCTCGCGAGAGCCGCCGGTCGATGCGCCTCTGCGCACGATAATTAAGCCATTCAAACAGCTTATACCCCATATCGCAGACCGGCTCCCGACATTGAGCCACATCGCCGCCAGCTATCTTCATATCGGTGACGATGTGGTGCGGATCGAGCGGCTCGACGCGCTGGCAAAGGCCAACGGGCTCTCGATTCTCGCCACCAACGACGTCCATTACGCCACGCCCGACCGGCGCCCGTTGCAGGACGTGATGACGGCGATCCGGCACAAGACCACCGTCTCCGCCGCAGGCCATCTGCTGCACGGCAATGCCGAACGCTATCTCAAATCGCCCGAAACCATGGTCCGTCTGTTCGAGCGCTGGCCCCATGCGATCGCGGCGGCGCGCGGGGTGGCGGATTCATGCGATTTCTCGCTGGACGATCTAAGCTACGAATATCCTGAAGAAATCTATCCTGACGGCATGACGCCACAGGAATTCCTCGAAAGCGAGACCTGGTGGGGTGCGGAGGATCGCTACCCATCGGGTGTGCCCGACCATATCGTCGACACGCTGGAGCGCGAATTGGCGCTGATCGCGAAGCTCGACCTCGCGCGCTATTTCCTCACCATCAAGGATATCGTCGATTTCGCCCGCTACGGCGTCGATCCGCCGATCCTGTGCCAGGGGCGGGGCAGCGCGGCCAATTCGGCGGTCTGCTATTGCCTCGGCATCACCAATGTCGATCCCGCCAAACACCAGCTGCTGTTCGACCGCTTCATTTCCGAAGAGCGCAAAGAGCCGCCCGATATCGACGTCGATTTCGAGCACGAACGGCGCGAGGAGGTGATCCAGTACCTCTACAGGAAATACGGCCGCCACCGCGCCGGGCTGTGCGCCACGGTCATCCATTATCGCCCGCGCATGGCGATCCGCGAGGTCGGCAAAGCGATGGGTCTGACCGAGGATGTCACCGCCGCGCTCGCCAAGACCGTCTGGGGCGGATGGGGCAAGGAGATCAGCGAACGCCACGCCCAGGAAACCGGCATGGACGTGACCGATCCGCACCTGAAGCGCGTTCTCAAGCTGACCGAACAAATGATTGGGATGCCAAGGCATTTATCACAGCATGTCGGCGGATTTATCCTGACCGAAGGCGCGCTGATCGAGACGGTGCCGATCAGCAATGGCGCCATGCCTGACCGCAGCTTCATCGAATGGGACAAGGACGATATCGAGGCGCTGGGCATATTGAAGGTGGACGTGCTCGCACTGGGGATGCTGACCTGCATCAGGAAATGCCTCGATCTTCTTGAAAACCATCACGAAAAGAGCCTGTCCTTGGCGAATGTCCCGCGCGAGGACCCGGAAACCTACGCCATGCTGCGCAAGGGGGATTCGCTCGGCGTGTTCCAGGTCGAGAGCCGGGCGCAGATGAACATGCTGCCCCGCCTGCGCCCGCGCGAATTCTACGATCTCGTGATCCAGGTCGCGATCGTACGGCCCGGCCCGATCCAGGGCGACATGGTGCATCCCTATCTGAAACGGCGCCGCGGGGCGGAACAGGTGGTCATCCCCGCACCCGGCCCCGAACATGGCCCGCCCGACGAGCTGTCCAGCATTCTCGAACGAACGCTGGGCGTTCCGATCTTCCAGGAACAGGCGATGAAGATCGCGCTCGACGCGGCGAAATTCTCCAGCCGCGAGGCCAATCGGTTGAGGAAGGCGATGGCAACTTTTCGCAGCCGTGGGATGGTCGACGAATTGCAGGACATGATGGTCGAACGCATGGTCGGGCGCGGCTACGATCGCGATTTCGCCCAGCGCTGCTTCAACCAGATCCGAGGCTTCGGCGAATACGGATTTCCCGAAAGCCATGCGGCCAGCTTCGCGCATCTCGTCTATGTGTCGAGCTGGCTGAAATGCCATTTCCCGGCGGCGTTCGGCTGCGCGCTGCTCAATTCCCAGCCGATGGGCTTCTATGCCCCGGCACAGATCGTGCGCGATGCGTCGGAGCACGGGGTGCGGGTCTTGGCGGCGGATGTGAACCTGTCGGACTGGGATTGCACGCTGGAGAGTTCGGAGGAGGAGTTGGATTTACACCGAGACGCGGAGACGCGGAGAGGTTTGGGGCGCTCACAGAGGCACGGAGGCACAGAGGGGTCTTACCGCGAAGCGGCCTCATCCGTCCGTGATGAAACCGATTGCGGCTCCGCCGCAGATCTTTCTTCTCCGTGCCCCCGTGCCTCTGTGAGCGAAAATCCTTCTTCTTCTCTCCGCGCGTCCGCGTCTCCGCGTGATCCTCTTGCGGACCAAGGCCGGCTCGACCGGCATATCGCGCTGCGCCTGGGCCTCAGGCAGATCGACGGCCTGCCCGAAGCGGTCGCGGCGCGGATCGTGGCGGAGCGGGTCGAGAACGGGCCGTATCGCGACGTCGCCGAATTGCGCGACCGGGCGAAGATCGGGCCCGCGCATATCGAGCGGCTCGCATCCGCAGACTGTTTCGGATCGATGGGCCTGTCGCGGCGTCAGGCGCTGTGGGATGCGCGCAGCCTGATCGGTGCGCCCGACCTGCCGCTATTCGCCCATGCCGCCGCGCGCGACGAAGGGGCGGAAAAGGGCCGCACCGCCTTGCCACATATGCCGCTGAGCGAGGAGGTCGTGGCTGATTACCAGACGACGCGGCTGAGCCTGAAGGCGCATCCGATGGCCTTCCTGCGCGCCAGCCTCGCCGAGCGCGGCTTCGTGCGCGCCTGCGATCTGCGCGCGCGCAAGTTCCGTTCCATGGTCCATGTCGCGGGCGTGGTCTTGATCCGCCAGCGGCCGGGATCGGCCAAGGGGGTGTGCTTCATCACGCTGGAGGATGAGACGGGGGTCATCAACCTCGTCGTATGGCCCGACCTCAAGGAGAAGCAGCGCCGCGTGGTCATGGGCGCGCGGCTGATGGAGGTGCGCGGCCGCGTGGAATATGACGACGAGGTGATCCACGTCATCGCCCATCACATGACCGATGCGACCGAGGAATTGCACAAATTGTCGGACGATATGCTCAACGCGCCGGTCGCCCGCGCCGACCATG
- a CDS encoding UdgX family uracil-DNA binding protein (This protein belongs to the uracil DNA glycosylase superfamily, members of which act in excision repair of DNA. However, it belongs more specifically to UdgX branch, whose founding member was found to bind uracil in DNA (where it does not belong), without cleaving it, appears to promote DNA repair by a pathway involving RecA, rather than base excision.) — protein sequence MTALQQAKLAARYVVELPEPDDFEFWRERARALVQCEVPPDRIAWVEPGGSGDLFAHGERRSPMPEPDAKPVRANKRFVSLAKNAALHSDPERFALLYRLLWRLQANPRMMEDKADPDVRRIEELDKNVRRDSHKMHAFVRFRLVEDEETDGEHYVAWFEPEHHILRANAGFFMRRFANMRWSILTPQGSLHWDTETMREGPPAERADAPGGDPMEDLWRTYYASIFNPARLKIGAMLKEMPRKYWKNMPEAALIPELVAGAQKRESTMVEAGTLEFEERPETLAAIDKAIHACRKCPIGELDNQAVMGEGPQDAALMIVGEQPGDQEDQSGRPFVGPAGQLLDVHLEKAGIDRQAAYVTNTVKHFKYVQRGKRRLHQSPGAKEIDTCRWWIESERAIVQPKLVLAMGASAARGMLGKTVSISKARGSPIALEDGSELWITAHPSYLLRLDGPAREEQARLFDADLAAVKERLEELVG from the coding sequence ATGACCGCGCTCCAGCAAGCCAAACTCGCGGCCCGTTACGTGGTCGAACTGCCCGAGCCTGACGATTTCGAGTTCTGGCGCGAACGGGCGCGGGCGCTGGTGCAGTGCGAGGTGCCGCCCGACCGGATCGCCTGGGTGGAACCGGGCGGCAGCGGTGACCTGTTCGCGCATGGAGAACGGCGTAGTCCCATGCCGGAGCCGGATGCCAAGCCGGTTCGGGCGAACAAACGCTTCGTAAGCTTGGCGAAGAACGCCGCGCTTCATTCCGACCCCGAACGCTTTGCGCTGCTCTATCGCCTGTTGTGGCGCCTCCAGGCGAACCCGCGCATGATGGAGGACAAGGCCGATCCCGATGTGCGCCGGATCGAGGAGCTCGACAAGAATGTCCGGCGGGACAGCCACAAGATGCACGCCTTCGTCCGCTTCCGTCTGGTGGAGGACGAGGAAACCGATGGCGAGCACTACGTCGCCTGGTTCGAGCCCGAGCATCACATCCTGCGCGCCAATGCGGGCTTCTTCATGCGCCGTTTCGCCAATATGCGCTGGTCGATCCTGACGCCGCAGGGCAGTCTGCACTGGGACACGGAGACCATGCGCGAAGGCCCGCCCGCCGAACGCGCCGATGCGCCCGGCGGGGATCCGATGGAGGATCTCTGGCGCACCTATTACGCATCCATCTTCAACCCCGCGCGTTTGAAGATCGGGGCCATGCTCAAGGAAATGCCCCGCAAATATTGGAAAAACATGCCCGAAGCCGCGCTCATCCCCGAGCTGGTGGCGGGCGCGCAGAAGCGGGAGAGCACCATGGTCGAAGCGGGAACGCTCGAATTCGAGGAACGGCCGGAGACGCTGGCGGCCATCGACAAGGCGATCCATGCCTGTCGCAAATGCCCGATCGGCGAACTCGATAATCAGGCGGTCATGGGTGAGGGCCCGCAGGACGCCGCTCTCATGATCGTGGGCGAACAGCCGGGCGATCAGGAAGATCAGTCGGGGCGACCCTTCGTGGGACCGGCGGGGCAATTGCTCGACGTCCATCTCGAAAAGGCGGGGATCGATCGCCAGGCAGCTTACGTCACCAATACCGTCAAGCATTTCAAATACGTCCAGCGCGGCAAGCGGCGGCTTCATCAGTCTCCGGGTGCGAAGGAGATCGATACCTGCCGCTGGTGGATCGAGAGCGAGCGCGCGATCGTGCAGCCGAAACTCGTGCTCGCCATGGGCGCCAGCGCGGCGCGCGGTATGCTGGGCAAGACGGTCAGCATCTCCAAGGCGCGCGGAAGCCCGATCGCGCTCGAGGATGGCAGCGAGCTGTGGATCACCGCGCACCCCTCCTATCTGCTTCGTCTCGATGGCCCGGCGCGCGAGGAACAGGCGCGCCTGTTCGACGCCGACCTCGCCGCGGTGAAGGAGCGGTTGGAGGAGCTGGTCGGGTGA